One window of the Petroclostridium xylanilyticum genome contains the following:
- a CDS encoding GntR family transcriptional regulator — MDKHTSKATLIDTIYHNIKRDIAQRILEPGEKINIKKLSERYGASETPIKQALNRLISENLIENIPRKGMKVKTLQPDEIDEIFDMRLMLDLFYTKEIITTVNNNDSLREQLEKNVKEHLEIVSKPMPIDAYIINYEYDKIFHELYLKSSGSKKIVEIFHNLNPYMYTNYVFRRQSPDRDVAGVKEHEAILNAILSQDEQALKEAVTTHILNSKRTIGLILKVDRML; from the coding sequence ATGGACAAACATACTTCAAAAGCAACGTTAATTGACACTATTTATCACAATATAAAAAGGGATATTGCTCAAAGAATATTAGAACCAGGAGAAAAAATAAATATAAAAAAGCTTTCTGAACGGTATGGCGCCAGTGAAACTCCTATTAAACAAGCTTTAAATCGTCTTATTTCTGAAAATTTGATTGAAAACATTCCACGAAAAGGCATGAAGGTAAAAACTCTTCAACCAGATGAAATTGATGAAATTTTTGATATGAGATTAATGCTTGATTTATTTTACACAAAGGAAATCATCACTACTGTTAACAATAATGATTCATTGCGTGAACAGTTAGAAAAAAATGTTAAGGAGCACCTTGAAATAGTTTCTAAACCTATGCCTATTGATGCTTATATCATTAATTATGAATATGATAAGATATTTCATGAACTTTATTTAAAAAGTTCAGGTAGCAAAAAAATTGTTGAAATCTTCCACAACCTCAATCCATATATGTACACCAATTATGTCTTTAGAAGGCAATCTCCTGACAGAGATGTTGCAGGCGTAAAAGAACATGAAGCTATTTTAAATGCCATCCTCTCACAGGATGAACAAGCTTTGAAAGAGGCAGTAACAACTCATATTCTCAATTCTAAAAGGACTATTGGGCTTATTTTAAAAGTAGATAGAATGTTATAA
- a CDS encoding SDR family oxidoreductase: protein MNLFDVTGKKAIVTGAAQGLAYGMAEGLMEAGVEVAIIDISAKTADVAAEFVKKGYKCHAVNANLGNKADLKRGFDEALEKLGGRLDIIINAAGIQKRHFSEEFPVEDWEEVINVNLNSVFFLCQLAGRQMLKQGSGKIINIASMLSFFGGYTVPAYAASKGGVAQLTKALSNEWASKGVNVNAIAPGYMDTEMNVNLVNDPNRNAEILGRIPAKRWGTPNDMKGVALFLSAPASDYLNGAIIPVDGGYLGR, encoded by the coding sequence ATGAATTTATTTGATGTAACGGGTAAAAAGGCAATCGTAACAGGTGCTGCACAGGGACTTGCATATGGTATGGCTGAAGGTTTAATGGAAGCGGGAGTTGAGGTTGCAATTATTGATATTTCTGCAAAAACCGCTGATGTTGCTGCAGAGTTTGTAAAAAAAGGCTATAAATGCCATGCAGTTAACGCAAACCTTGGGAACAAAGCAGACCTTAAAAGAGGATTTGATGAAGCGCTTGAAAAATTAGGTGGACGCCTTGATATTATTATCAATGCTGCGGGAATTCAAAAAAGACATTTTAGTGAAGAATTTCCTGTAGAAGATTGGGAAGAAGTTATCAATGTTAATCTTAACTCCGTATTCTTTCTTTGCCAACTCGCAGGAAGACAGATGCTTAAACAAGGCTCAGGAAAAATCATTAACATCGCTTCTATGCTTAGCTTCTTTGGCGGCTACACAGTACCTGCATATGCAGCAAGTAAAGGTGGCGTAGCTCAGCTTACAAAAGCGCTTTCTAATGAATGGGCATCTAAAGGAGTTAACGTTAATGCTATAGCTCCAGGATACATGGACACAGAAATGAATGTAAATCTTGTAAATGACCCTAATAGAAATGCTGAAATTCTCGGACGTATCCCTGCAAAGAGATGGGGAACCCCTAACGATATGAAGGGTGTTGCTCTTTTCTTATCAGCTCCTGCATCTGACTACTTAAATGGTGCGATTATCCCTGTTGATGGTGGTTATTTAGGAAGATAA